Within Desulfobacter sp., the genomic segment GAGTCTCCCGCTGTTTCAACCACCGGCTCAAAGTCCAGTGCGTCAAAGGCCTCATATTCAAGCTGGCGCATATCCTGCGCGATACCCGATGCCCTGAGGGTGGGACCTGCCGCCCCCAGCTCATAGGCCATCTCTTTGGTGAGAATCCCTTTCCCCACGGTCCGTTTTTTAACGGTGTAGTTGTTGAGCATGGTGGACTGAAGCTCTATCATGCCCTTTTCCACCGCTTTGAGTTCATCAAGGATCCACTGGCATTGGGAGGGAGTGAGGTCCCGGCGGACGCCTCCCACCTTGTTTACAGAAACGATCACCCGGTTGCCGGCGGTGGCTTCGTTGATGTCCATGATTTTTTCCCGTATTTTCCAGAACTGCATGAATACGGATTCGAAGCCAAAGGCATCGGCATAGAGGCCCAGCCAGAGCAGATGGCTGTGCATGCGATGAAGCTCTGCCCAGATGACCCTGAGGTATTGGGCTCGGCGGGGAACCTGGACATTCATCAGCGTTTCCAAACCTTCGCAGTAACACATGGCGTGCATCATTGAACAGATGCCGCAGACCCGCTCCACCACCTGAATCATCTGGTGATAGTCCCGTTTCTCTGCCAGTTTTTCAAGCCCGCGGTGGACGTAGCCCAGAGCGGGGACGGCCTCTTTTACAATTTCATCTTCCACTGTCAAAGAGAGGTGGATGGGTTCCGGCAGCACAGGGTGCTGGGGACCGAATGGTACAATGGTTGTAGACATATGGGTTTTTCCGATTATTTTAATTCATTTTTCAGGCTAAAGGCCTGGGCTTCGATCACTTGTCGGTCCGCGTCACGCCAAACTTGCAAAAAGGGGTGGCAGTGACATTATCCATTTCCCTGTCAAGGTAGAGGGTGCCGCCGAAATCAAGGACAAGACCGTCGAATTTAACACCGTAGAGATCTATAATTTCATTTTCTACTAGAAAAGCGCTGAAAAAGACCGGCGACAGGCTGGGGATGGTTTCATTTTTACCAACCTGCATGCGGTAATTGGCAAGTTCCAGGTTTTTGTCAAAATGATAGATGATTTCCAGGGTATCCTGGTCGATTTCAAGACAGGTGATGGTGACAAGCCGCCAGCCTGTGGATTTAAGTTTTTCAAACTCCCCGGTGAGGGATTCTTTGGTGATGGTGTTGGCTTTCATAGATTCTTTCACTTGTTATCAGCTGGCCAGGGCGGCGGCCTGCTGGATTTCTTTGAGTTTGTTGAGCCCCTCAACCACGCCGTCGATGATGGCTTCGGGTCTGGCAGGACAGCCCGGGACATATACGTCCACCGGGATGATCTTGTCCACACCGCCCACCACATTATAGGCGTCCCTGAAAATGCCTCCGGTGAGTCCGCAGGACCCCACGGCGATGACGATTTTAGGGGCGGGCATCTGGTCGTAAATCTGTTTGAGGACCTTTTTGTTACGGCTGTTTACCGAGCCCGTAACGATGAGCACATCTGCGTGTTTGGGGTTGCCGATGTTGATGACCCCGAACCGTTCAACGTCGTATAGCGGGGTCAAACAGGCCAGGGTTTCGATATCGCAGCCGTTGCATGAACCGCAGTCGTAATGGACCAGCCAGGGGGATTTAACCTGGGATTTTTCTATGATTTTTTTTACGGCACTATTTTTTAATAGATCTTTAACCATTTTTATATTCTTCCTCCTGAATAGAGCCAGATCAGGTTGATGGCAGAGAGTACCAGTCCACTGGCCCAGACGGATTTGAGCATCCACCTGAAAGACATTCGGGCGGAAATATTATCGACGATAATTTCTGCAATATAGGTCAGGGCCAGCAGGACGACCATGCCCATGATACTGGTGGTCCAGAACAGGGAGCAGAGTCCCAGGATCAAAACGGTCTCGTAGAGATGGGCGATTTCGATCAGGGCCAGCATTCTGCCCGAATATTCCGTGAATACCCCCCTCACCAGTTCCTGATGGGCGTGGTGGGAGGCGGAAATATCAAAGGGAGATTTTCTCAGCTTTATGGTCAGGGCATAGCCGAATACGATGAAGAGCAGCGGCAGATTCATCAGCAGCGGCTTGTCCATGGCATAGACGGCGGAGATTTTAAAGCTCCCCGTATAAAGATGGATGCCGGCCAGTACGATGATGATCAACGGCTCATAGGTTAAAATCTGGATCAGTTCCCGGTTGGCGCCGGCCTGGCTGAAGGGCGAGGGAACAAGGAAAGCCCCCATGACCAGGAATACAGCGCCCACGGCCTGGACAAAAAAGATCAGCAGCAGGTCGGATTGGGCGAAAAACAGGGCCACGGAGACCATGGCGGCAGCCAGGTAAATATAAACACACAGGGGTTGGAACCGGTGGCCCACCATGGGCTCCTTGGCCCACAGCTTGGCAATGTCGTAAAGGGGCTGAAGCAGGGGGGGGCCGGTCCTGGACTGGAATTTCGCAGTGAGAATCCGGTCGGTACCGGCGATGAGTATCCCTGCAAAGGGGGCCAGGGTGACCCCCAGTATAGCGTATAATATGGTCATTATATGGATGCTCCTATCATGATGAGAATCAGGATGCCGGCAGCGGTATTCACCGCCTTTGACAGCCGCTGTTCTCCAAAAAAGGCAGACAGGTAGTAGTTGCTCTGCATGCTTGAGGTGATTTTATCCATGGGGCCGATATAGGTTCCCGCCTGGCTGCCGCTGATTCCGGACATGTAGGGGCCGGTAGTGCCGGCGCCGGCGCTGCCGTTGGATTTCATCAGGGCCAGGCAGAAGACGGCAATGGCGATGAGGAACAGAGGAATCACCGCAAAGGAACCCGAGGCATTGGCCAGGATACCGTTGGCAGTTGAAAATGCCGCAGCTTCTCCTGAAATACCCCTTAAAATCATTTTTGAATAAATGAAGGGGGATGAGAGGGATAGGGCAAGGGCCGCCCCCAGCAGTGAGTACAGGGGAAGCTTGGTCATGAGCGCCATTTCCTCAGGGTGGGACTCTCCTTTAAAGTCCGACCCCATGAGAATACCGGCCCACC encodes:
- a CDS encoding nickel-dependent hydrogenase large subunit — protein: MSTTIVPFGPQHPVLPEPIHLSLTVEDEIVKEAVPALGYVHRGLEKLAEKRDYHQMIQVVERVCGICSMMHAMCYCEGLETLMNVQVPRRAQYLRVIWAELHRMHSHLLWLGLYADAFGFESVFMQFWKIREKIMDINEATAGNRVIVSVNKVGGVRRDLTPSQCQWILDELKAVEKGMIELQSTMLNNYTVKKRTVGKGILTKEMAYELGAAGPTLRASGIAQDMRQLEYEAFDALDFEPVVETAGDSYARGVVRFRETLQSIDLVRQAIAGLPKGDTFAKVKGNPEGELTLRMEQPRGECMYYIKANGTKFLDRLRIRTPTFANIPPLAAMLPGIELADVPVVVLSIDPCISCTER
- a CDS encoding NADH-quinone oxidoreductase subunit C, which gives rise to MKANTITKESLTGEFEKLKSTGWRLVTITCLEIDQDTLEIIYHFDKNLELANYRMQVGKNETIPSLSPVFFSAFLVENEIIDLYGVKFDGLVLDFGGTLYLDREMDNVTATPFCKFGVTRTDK
- a CDS encoding NADH-quinone oxidoreductase subunit B family protein → MVKDLLKNSAVKKIIEKSQVKSPWLVHYDCGSCNGCDIETLACLTPLYDVERFGVINIGNPKHADVLIVTGSVNSRNKKVLKQIYDQMPAPKIVIAVGSCGLTGGIFRDAYNVVGGVDKIIPVDVYVPGCPARPEAIIDGVVEGLNKLKEIQQAAALAS
- a CDS encoding NADH-quinone oxidoreductase subunit H, with amino-acid sequence MMTILYAILGVTLAPFAGILIAGTDRILTAKFQSRTGPPLLQPLYDIAKLWAKEPMVGHRFQPLCVYIYLAAAMVSVALFFAQSDLLLIFFVQAVGAVFLVMGAFLVPSPFSQAGANRELIQILTYEPLIIIVLAGIHLYTGSFKISAVYAMDKPLLMNLPLLFIVFGYALTIKLRKSPFDISASHHAHQELVRGVFTEYSGRMLALIEIAHLYETVLILGLCSLFWTTSIMGMVVLLALTYIAEIIVDNISARMSFRWMLKSVWASGLVLSAINLIWLYSGGRI